ATGTAGGTATCGTTGGGTCGGAACGCAGGGCGAGACAACAATGATCTACAACAAAACCGCAGGAACTTACTCGGAGAACCTCGATGCCTTCTAACAGTTTAAACAATGACCAGATTGCAGGTAGCTAATCTGGTGATCCTGCTGATGATCCCCGTTTAAACATCAGGGATACATTAGCAGAAGAATGGGACACTGATCTTCTTTTTCTATCGGATGAGGAGTTTGATGAGGCGATCATCGGGGTAGCAGAGCGTATAGGACAGTCTGCTGTAGTCGCCTATGACACGACAAAGCTTGTCGAGATATTGAGTCGCACCATGTCGGTGGATGAGGCTTATGAATATTTTGAGTTTAATATTCTTGGGGCTTATGTTGGAGAAAGAACTCCAATGTTTATCACCACTGCGTTTAAACAGTGACCGCAGCCAGCCCGCTGACTCGGTCTCTGCCCATGCGATACACCGCCCAAGCCTTGGCTTGATAGGTGATGTATTTCTCGGCAGGGTTGACAAAGCGTTCATGGTTTACAAGGTTGATTAGGTTGTCATAGTAGTACGTGGTTTTGAGAAAGGTTGGATCGGATTGGGTTATCGCCTTCACCTTCCTCATCAATGCACCTCATTGGACGTAGGACGCATTGAACGCTCCATCTCATAGGTAACCGACACAACCTCCAGTATGTCCTCCTTGGGTAGGTTATTGGTCACGGCTAGGGCTATGGCGGCTTTAACCAACAGACCGAGGGTCTCTTGCCCGTCAACCTCATTCTTGCCGATCCAATCAATCAAGCCCTCATAGGCGTGGTACAGGCGTTCAAAGTCAGGCTCACTACGTTGCCTTTTAATTGTCTTGATCTGCATGATCGGTCTCCTTTTCCATGTAATTAACTAATGCCTTGGCATCCTCACTTTGCATCTTTTGAATGATCTCATACATCTGCGGGGCGATGGCAATCAGTCGGGCATTCGCCCGTTGGGTAGCCGTTGGTTGATTTTTGTTCACGCATGATGCAACTTGTGGTTGACCAAAAGCGTTCTCATAACCCCACACTGTCGCAGACAGTGCAGTCCAAGGGTAAGGTGTTATGTGTTTAAACATTCAAGGTCTCCAGTAAAACAAGTCAAGCAGTAAAACGATTAAGCCAATGAGCAGTAACACCCGCTCAATTTTTTGCCATAGTGTGTGGTTCATTCCATGTCCTCCAGTTGGCGATCACCGAACAGCGCACCGATAGCGGAATCGATAGATTCCCATGTGATGCCATCATTGGCATCATGTGCCTTAGCCACAAGTTCTAGAACCCTGACGCATTCAGCATCGGTCAGAGCAAAGCCCCAGTAGTCCTCAAGCCTCGCCTGTACATCCTCAATGAACCAATCGTTACGTAGTACCCAACCATCATGTGTTTGAACCATGTGTGCCATTCTTACTCTCCTTTTTAATACGTGTTGATTTAAGAACACCCTTTGCAAACTCTACGTCAAGCGCAAGATGTTCTATCCATGAGCCATCATCTATGTAGCGGTCAGCGGATTCGGTCAGGTTCTTTAGTGCTGATCTGAGGTAAACGATTCGCTGTTGGTCAGTCATTATTCACCTCCGCTACTTCTTCTAAGTCATGCACTGTCATGTCACCGCTGTAGCCATCACCCATAGGGTTGGCGCGGTCATACATCAATAACTCAGCCTCCTCTTTTGTGTTGGCGAGTACTGTAATTTCTTCCTGATAAGTGGTAATCACCACACCCTTAAATGCTTTCATGCTTTCTCTCCTTGTTTAAACGTTACTTCCATTTCTCCACGTCCTCGATATATTTCTCGGTGACCACAATGCCGACATTGCTGTCATTGAATATTTCCATAGCCTGATCAACAGCATCGGTGGAACTTGTGGCATCCACGTCAATTTCAACAAACCCCTCCACGTTAATGTGGACAGTGTATTTGGCGGTTGGTTTGTTCTGTCTGCGCTCGCTTTCTACCCAAAGCGCAGAGTAATGTGCGTCTAGACCTTGCATAATGTTTCTCCTGTTTAAACGTAAAGTGGATCAATCTTTGTGAGCGATAAGCCTGACGCATACTTCACGTTAAGCTTGGAATCACTCTGCACTACAGCCACGATCTGAGGGTCATCCTCAGCGAGCCAGTGAGAGTTGTTAATCAGGAACTTATCAAGTGCCCGTTGGATTCTTGACAAGGCAGGAAATGCCTTGGATGAATATCTAAGGTCAACGTCAAGGGTAAATGTCGAGCCACTGGCGTTGGTGTTAAGTATCAATGTGGTGTTCATAACCGCTCCTCTACTGGTCTCATTTGTTTGATGATAGCGTGGACAGTGCCACAACAATATTATAGCAGAGGGGGCAACCCCCCTCACACGGCAAGCTTTAGCTTGTCAAACGCTACAGTGCCCATGTCCTCGAGCTTGTCGATGGTTACAGCGTTCTTGTAGATGTGGGTTACATCCGAACGGATGCCAACCCCGATGGTGGTGATGCCGAGGTTCTCACCCGACAGTGCTTGTTCTCTGCAAGCATCAGCGTTGCCGATGCCATCGGTGAGCAAGAAGCAAACCTTGCGCTCCTCTTGACGATTCAACAGCAACCCGTGGGCGTATGACAGGGCGGTATAGTCCTGAGTACCGCCCCCTGATTGAAGCCTTTCAAGCATCGGTCTGACACGTTGATAAGGCACGTTGAAGTCTTTGAGCAGTGACACCTCGCAACCGAATGTCACGACACTAGTCGCAACCCCTGCCTTGGACAGCGTGTCCAGTAGGGCATACGTTGCAAGGATGGCGTGGTACATCTTGGAGTCCAAGGGCTTGGCAGGGCGAAACATCGAGCCTGATACATCAAGCACAATGGTCACCGCAGAGTCGATGCCATCATGTTCTTTCCTACGTTTAAACAGGCGGTCATTGTGAGCCATTGTCGGAAGCGCCCGAACATTCAGCACCCCTGACTTGCGGTTGTGTTGGAACTCCTCAAACCCTGAGTTCTCAAACAACTTTCTGACTGTATAGCGTAACTTGGCGGGAATCATAAGACCTCCTTAAAAGTCGATTGGGAAAGTGCGGGGGTTGTCAGCCCTTGTGTGATACCCCTTGCGCATCACGTCATCTGTGCTGTAAGAACCGCCCGATCCTGCACCCTCGGGAGGGTTGGCAGTGGGTTCAACCTCACGGGCTTTGACTGTCTCGCCATCCTTTGTAGGAGGCTTCGCAGGGTCACCCTTGGGGGTAGGTATATCCCCGCCCTGATCGCCTCCTGTAGGCTGTTCTGAGTCGTCCCCTGAGCCGTTATCGCCCTTATCCTTATCCTCATCATCACCCTCATCATCGGAGGGGTTGGTTGGGTTGGTTGGGGGAGGCACTGGTTCATCCTCGGGTTCGCTGTTCACATTGTTAAGCTGATCAAACACCCACTTGGCAACCTCCAAGGTATCCCAAGAATTACCGCAAGTGTTTAAACGCTTGACAGCCTCGGCAAAGATTGGCTCAAGCCCAATGGCGAGAGGCACTTTGATC
The sequence above is a segment of the Actinomycetota bacterium genome. Coding sequences within it:
- a CDS encoding VWA domain-containing protein — protein: MIPAKLRYTVRKLFENSGFEEFQHNRKSGVLNVRALPTMAHNDRLFKRRKEHDGIDSAVTIVLDVSGSMFRPAKPLDSKMYHAILATYALLDTLSKAGVATSVVTFGCEVSLLKDFNVPYQRVRPMLERLQSGGGTQDYTALSYAHGLLLNRQEERKVCFLLTDGIGNADACREQALSGENLGITTIGVGIRSDVTHIYKNAVTIDKLEDMGTVAFDKLKLAV